A single Cryptococcus deuterogattii R265 chromosome 2, complete sequence DNA region contains:
- a CDS encoding POT family proton-dependent oligopeptide transporter, producing MTTHANAIQDFEAAPVPSAAIPSSENKTSAAGAVTLGYGDKKDSLPDVLVGDAGAIDYIEEVEPTDEEYAVLKKVHGKMPWVCIAMCAIELAERASYYGITGVVQNFIKNPLPEGGNGAGAVAPGAAGANQSAGALGRGSVQSSACYNAFVFLAYVFPIMGGILADTKWGRFKTVAIGTAVGAFAHILMVVVTIPQVLKTGNGLGPFLLSFYILSFAAGFIKPCLATLLCDQSPVKKPVITTSKTGERVILDPQTTVQRYLLIFYWCINVGGFFAIASSYSARFVGFWLAYLLPGIVYMLMPIVLVVCYKRLYKAPPQGSVTLEAMKVLYLIFKKGGFIKMFKGGEEFWQEAKPSYILAKEGSVDTSKVFWDDLFVDEIRQSIAACGVFALIPIFNLADGGIGSQENDMSTAMTLNNAPNDVISNFNPLTIIVATPIITYGLYPFFDKIGYPLKPMTRMAIGFILGMANMIYGAVLQWRIYSVSECGWYASTCDTVTSVSIWAQIPLYSLPAIGEIFVNVTSYELAYTRAPARMKGLVYALCLFNQAISSAIGLACSNAIQDPYLIWPYVALAVACLICAVLCPTYFRHLNDPVRTFADPARQAGKLQELEPLTAARESQSELNEKADEKA from the exons ATGA CCACACACGCAAATGCCATCCAAGATTTTGAGGCGGCGCCAGTGCCGTCTGCTGCCATTCCCTCATCTGAAAACAAGACTTCCGCCGCTGGTGCCGTAACGCTGGGTTATGGCGACAAGAAGGATTCATTGCCCGATGTTTTAGTTGGCGACGCTGGTGCTATTGACTACattgaggaggtggagcCTACTGATGAGGAGTATGCTGTGTTAAAAAA AGTGCACGGGAAGATGCCTTGGGTTTGCATTGCCATGTGTGCGATTGAGCTTGCGGAGCGA GCGTCTTACTATGGTATTACTGGTGTCGTCCAAAATTTCATCAAAAACCCTCTTCCCGAAGGTGGTAATGGTGCAGGTGCCGTTGCCCCTGGTGCTGCTGGTGCAAATCAGTCGGCCGGCGCGCTGGGTCGAGGTTCTGTTCAGTCTTCGGCTTGTTACAA TGCGTTTGTCTTTCTTGCCTATGTTTTCCCCATCATGGGAGGTATTCTCGCAGACACAAAATGGGGTCGTTTCAAGACGGTTGCCATTGGTACCGCCGTTGGAGCTTTTGCTCATATCTTAATGGTTGTTGTCACTATCCCTCAAGTCCTCAAGACTGGCAATGGTCTCGgtcctttccttctctcattTTACATCCTGTCCTTTGCTGCTGGTTTCATCAAGCCTTGCTTGGCCACTTTGCTTTGTGACCAAAGCCCTGTGAAGAAGCCTGTCATCACTACCAGTAAGACTGGTGAGAGAGTTATTCTTGATCCCCAGACTACTGTTCAACGATATCTCCTCATC TTCTACTGGTGTATCAACGTCGGCGGCTTCTTTGCCATTGCTTCTTCGTACTCTGCTCGTTTCGTCGGCTTTTGGCTGGCCTACCTTTTGCCCGGTATCGTGTATATGCTCATGCCTATCGTCTTGGTTGTGTGCTATAAGCGACTCTATAAAGCCCCTCCCCAGGGCTCCGTCACCCTCGAAGCCATGAAAGTTTTGTACCTTATCTTCAAAAAGGGAGGTTTCATCAAGATGTTCAAGGGGGGTGAAGAATTCTGGCAAGAAGCTAAGCCAAGTTATATCTTGGCCAAGGAAGGCTCTGTCGACACCTCCAAGGTCTTCTGGGACGATCTGTTTGTGGATGAGATTAGGCAGTCCATTGCTGCTTGTGGTGTCTTTGCTCTTATTCCTATTTTCAACCTTGCCGACGGTGGTATTGGTTCACAGGAGAATGACATGTCAACTGCCATGACTCTGAACA ACGCTCCTAACGATGTCATCTCAAACTTCAACCCTCTCACTATCATCGTCGCCACACCTATCATTACCTACGGTCTTTACCCCTTCTTTGACAAGATCGGCTACCCTCTCAAGCCAATGACTAGAATGGCTATTGGCTTCATTCTCGGTATGGCCAACATGATCTATGGCGCCGTACTTCAGTGGAGGATCTACTCCGTTTCTGAGTGTGGCTGGTATGCGTCTACTTGTGACACCGTCACCAGTGTGTCTATCTGGGCTCAGATTCCTCTTTACTCGCTTCCCGCCATCGGTGAAATTTTTGTTAATGTTACATCTTACGAGTTGGCCTACACTCGTGCCCCtgcgaggatgaagggccTGGTTTATGCCTTATGTTTGTTCAACCAGGCTATCTCCTCTGCTATTGGCCTCGCGTGCTCCAACGCCATTCAAGATCCCTACCTCATCTGGCCTTACGTTGCGCTTGCCGTCGCTTGTTTGATCTGTGCCGTTCTTTGCCCTACCTACTTCCGACACCTCAACGACCCTGTGCGAACCTTTGCCGACCCTGCTAGGCAGGCTGGTAAGCTTCAAGAACTTGAGCCTCTCACTGCTGCTCGTGAATCGCAAAGCGAGCTCAATGAGAAGGCTGATGAGAAGGCTTAA
- a CDS encoding uncharacterized protein (genome sequence mistake), with protein sequence MAVYTNQLQPWEENQSPSPTEVAENPYELAFAPLRTSSLQICSPGPPSPVNTLHSRLSGDPDSPPPAWKRRSSVDSRPSISSEHQRQLSASSTNNSLRSAGDHTSAQNISPRAARSPVESVRSAQSISPTPSSRTAPPSRRHPNLAMTIATIRPPATTLPSMVSHESSDGLSLSLGNGLALPNPAFRRRAGEGANSARSSIVSTQDLNSLTSEELWILGQEEVPDMSNPMRTAAERPLDTVRRLSTIADTDMVYHPGLPSEVIWPSAPPSEEFLYQPPRNKSFTSIQSSPKRLSLRRSYRRTSAADISTPTLAKDKVKPGAQSMPVSPVAPRKINTLSSAHSSSTSLSSHQAIPPNKSFPALGNPKLGPPASLYSKDFISSLAPREGGYAVAATIGGIASPAGSVLSGDKRRSSYADSAVSRTRAPLARSAGMGRWSLDGGENYGKPYLTSSAATTSSNLTAPPLTSNQADVYPSEPRGPARSQVPEGHYLPP encoded by the exons ATGGCGGTGTACACAAACCAGCTGCAGCCgtgggaggag aaccaatctccttcaccaacaGAGGTAGCCGAAAACCCATACGAGCTAGCATTCGCACCCCTCCGCACATCGTCTCTCCAGATCTGTTCGCCAGGTCCTCCATCGCCCGTCAACACTCTGCACAGCAGGTTGTCAGGTGACCCAGACTCACCCCCACCTGCGTGGAAGCGCCGTTCTAGTGTCGATAGTCgtccctccatctcctcggAGCACCAGCGACAGCTCTCGGCTTCCAGCACAAACAACTCGCTCAGGTCCGCAGGAGATCACACAAGCGCTCAGAACATCAGCCCACGGGCCGCCCGATCCCCTGTAGAAAGCGTGCGCAGTGCACAGTCCATATCTCCTACTCCTTCCTCTCGCACAGCACCTCCTTCCAGAAGACATCCCAATTTAGCAATGACAATTGCCACTATCCGTCCACCAGCCACTACACTCCCTTCTATGGTATCCCATGAATCTTCAGACGGGTTGTCACTCTCATTGGGAAATGGCCTCGCACTTCCCAACCCAGCTTTTCGCAGGCgagctggagaaggcgCGAATTCGGCCAGAAGCTCGATAGTCAGTACGCAAGACCTGAACAGCTTGACGAGTGAGGAGCTATGGATCTTGgggcaagaggaagtaCCAGATATGAGCAATCCCATGAGGACTGCTGCAGAGAGACCTTTGGACACAGTACGAAGACTGAGTACAATCGCCGACACTGACATGGTATACCACCCCGGTTTGCCGAGTGAGGTTATAT GGCCGTCTGCACCTCCTTCGGAGGAGTTCTTGTATCAGCCACCACGAAACAAGTCTTTTACGAGTATTCAGAGTAGTCCCAAACGCTTATCCCTACGACGAAGTTATCGTCGCACTTCTGCGGCAGATATTTCTACTCCAACTTTGGCTAAGGACAAAGTAAAACCAGGGGCACAATCCATGCCTGTTTCACCTGTTGCTCCTCGTAAGATTAACACGCTCTCATCGgcccactcttcttcaacgtcATTGTCTTCTCATCAGGCTATTCCCCCAAATAAGTCATTTCCCGCTCTCGGAAACCCTAAACTAGGGCCTCCTGCGTCCTTGTATTCCAAAGATTTTATCAGCAGCCTTGCACctagagaaggagggtatgCCGTCGCGGCAACTATTGGGGGAATAGCGAGCCCAGCGGGCTCAGTGCTATCAGGCGACAAACGAAGGAGTTCATATGCAGATAGCGCAGTCAGCAGGACCAGAGCGCCTTTGGCAAGAAGTGCCGGTATGGGCAGATGGAGCTTGGATGGCGGAGAA AATTACGGTAAACCGTATTTGACTTCTTCCGCGGcaacaacatcttccaattTGACCGCCCCTCCTTTAACATCCAATCAAGCAGACGTGTATCCATCTGAACCCCGTGGTCCGGCTCGCTCGCAAGTTCCTGAGGGGCATTACCTCCCGCCATAA
- a CDS encoding DRAP deaminase, which yields MPDTAAPPPDMYPRGMNPRLRYIKPYWWPYKTFVKQRWIGRQLLEVITTEFRDRSMEYYRHALESGVTRVNGVVARPDLVLRNGDRIDNTVHRHEPPVTNDPILILHIDREREFIVISKPGSLPVHAAGRYFKHTVLEMMESDYGLKCYSVNRLDRLTSGLMILALSGKAASKLAREFVEGKVKKEYVARVKGKFPEEEVTVDKPMMTVDRQMGLVIITPEGKDAVTIFNRIAYDPVRDQSVVRCRPQTGRTHQIRVHLQYLGYPIANDPLYGVSSVWGPSLGKGGVDLTPSTSGISQADALKARAGTSTPQSIDTNREYDNIDLNSPIRLSNQAREIIAKLRRQKDDAEDWIKWSEVIFSAKKAQDDLELESNPPTPQVVPRLTGRQEALKLPDPLPDDTLSPLKPPVYLPSGFCTECYVPVPDDPDPETLFIYLHALRYTTEQLGTWETPMPRWASADWDGDWRGWEEGAILPNALEEDRRKREAEAAKEADS from the exons ATGCCAGACACAGCCGCTCCCCCGCCAGACATGTATCCACGAGGAATGAATCCGCGCCTCCGCTATATTAAGCCCTACTGGTGGCCATACAAGACTTTCGTAAAGCAGAG ATGGATCGGACGCCAGCTCCTCGAAGTTATCACCACAGAGTTTAGGGATCGCTCCATGGAGTACTAT AGGCATGCTCTTGAATCCGGTGTGACTAGAGTGAACGGGGTGGTCGCACGGCCAGATCTCGTCCTTCGTAATGGTGACCGTATAGA TAATACAGTTCATCGACATGAACCTCCTGTGACCAATGACCCTATTCTGATTCTTCATATCGACCGAGAGCGAGAGTTCATAGTCATCTCCAAGCCAGGCAGTTTA CCCGTACATGCCGCTGGAAGATACTTCAAGCATACCGTAttagagatgatggagtcCGACTACGGTCTCAAATGTTATT CTGTTAATCGTCTGGATCGGTTGACTTCCGGCCTGATGATCCTTGCTCTGTCGGGCAAGGCGGCCAGCAAACTAGCTCGCGAATTCGTGGAAGGAAAAGTCAAGAAGGAGTATGTCGCTAGAGTAAAGGGCAAGTTCCCCGA GGAAGAAGTTACGGTCGATAAGCCCATGATGACGGTCGATCGTCAAATGGGCTTGGTCATCATCACCCCTGAAGGGAAG GATGCGGTGACCATATTCAACAGGATAGCATACGACCCAGTGAGAGATCAGAGCGTTGTCCGTT GTCGCCCCCAAACCGGCCGAA CTCATCAAATTCGTGTCCATCTTCAGTACCTTGGCTATCCTATAGCTAATGATCCACTTTACGGAGTCTCTTCTGTTTGGGGCCCTTCCCTGGGCAAAGGTGGCGTTGATCTCACCCCTTCTACCAGTGGCATTTCTCAAGCCGATGCTCTCAAGGCTCGTGCCGGCACCTCAACCCCTCAAAGTATAGATACTAACCGAGAATACGATAACATCGATCTTAATAGCCCCATTAGACTGAGTAATCAGGCTAGGGAAATCATCGCCAAGttgagaagacaaaaagaTGACGCCGAGGACTGGATCAA GTGGTCTGAGGTCATATTTTCCGCTAAGAAGGCTCAAGATGACCTTGAGCTCGAATCCAATCCGCCTACACCTCAGGTTGTTCCTCGCCTCACTGGTCGACAGGAAGCTCTCAAGCTCCCCgatcctcttcctgatgATACCCTTTCTCCCCTGAAACCACCCGTTTACCTTCCCTCTGGGTTTTGTACCGAATGCTATGTCCCCGTTCCCGATGATCCCGATCCAGAGACTTTGTTCATCTATTTGCATGCCCTCAGGTATACAACCGAACAGTTAGGGACTTGGGAGACGCCAATGCCAAGATGGGCGAGTGCGGATTGGGATGGTGATTGGAGAgggtgggaggaaggggcGATCTTACCCAATGcactggaagaagataggCGTAAgagagaagctgaagctgCAAAGGAGGCAGATTCCTAG
- a CDS encoding pyruvate dehydrogenase complex dihydrolipoamide acetyltransferase, with protein MLSFAQVAKRSAAVGFRRQAVASRTLRTSAPSNALSKFAMPAMSPTMTEGGIAQWKKKEGESFSAGDVLIEIETDKATIDVEAQDDGVMAKIIAQDGAKNIAVGTPIAILAEEGDDLSQADALAAESQSESASQKEAAPKEEKPVSKEKSEPSTTPAVGTPGEQKFGSGDAQTSPAKAPEHPSKGDRPKFFASPLARKIALENGIPLAEVKGTGPNGRIIEADVKNYKPSAAAASTSAAGKPAAVPADYEDIPTSNMRRTIGKRLTESKQQLPHYYVTVEVNMDRVLKLREVFNKAGDGKTKLSVNDFIVKAASLALADVPEANSAWLGETIRMHKKADICVAVATPTGLITPIIKDVGAKGLATISAETKALASRARDGKLKPEEYQGGTFTISNLGMFGVDQFTAIINPPQSCILAVGKTSTKLELAPEDPKGFKAVQVMKVTLSADHRTVDGAIGARWLKAFREYMEQPLTFML; from the exons ATGTTGTCCTTTGCACAGGTGGCCAAACGCTCCGCAGCGGTCGGTTTTAGGAGGCAGGCTGTGGCCTCAAGAA CTCTTCGTACTTCTGCGCCATCTAACGCCCTTAGCAAGTTCGCCATGCCTGCCATGTCTCCTACTATGACTGAAGGCGGTATTGCtcagtggaagaagaaggaaggagaaagtTTCTCTGCTGGTGATGTACTTATTGAAATTGAGACGGACAAGGCCACCATCGATGTTGAGGCTCAGGACGATGGTGTTATGGCCAAGATTATT GCTCAAGATGGTGCTAAGAACATCGCCGTTGGCACCCCTATTGCCATTCTTGCtgaagagggtgatgaCCTCTCTCAAGCCGACGCCCTTGCCGCCGAGTCCCAGTCTGAGTCTGCTTCTCAGAAGGAGGCGGCAcccaaggaggagaagccCGTTTCCAAGGAGAAGTCTGAGCCTTCAACAACTCCTGCTGTTGGTACCCCTGGTGAACAGAAGTTTGGCTCTGGTGACGCCCAAACATCCCCCGCCAAGGCTCCCGAGCACCCTAGTAAGGGCGACAGGCCCAAGTTTTTCGCTAGCCCTCTTGCTAGGAAGATCGCATTGGAGAATGGTATCCCTTTGGCAGAGGTCAAGGGTACTGGACCCAATGGCAGGATCATTGAG GCCGATGTCAAGAACTACAAGCcttctgctgccgccgctTCCACTTCCGCCGCGGGCAAGCCCGCTGCTGTGCCTGCCGATTACGAGGATATCCCAACTTCCAACATGCGCAGAACCATTGGCAAGCGATTGACTGAAAGCAAGCAACAATTGCCTCACTACTATGTGACTGTCGAGGTCAACATGG ACCGAGTATTGAAGCTTAGGGAAGTATTCAACAAGGCTGGTGACGGCAAGACTAAGCTGTCTGTCAATGACTTCA TCGTCAAGGCTGCTTCTTTGGCTCTCGCTGATGTCCCCGAGGCCAACTCTGCTTGGCTTGGGGAGACTATCCGCATGCACAAGAAAGCCGACATTTGTGTCGCGGTTGCTACCCCTACCGGTCTCATTACCCCCATCATCAAAGACGTCGGTGCCAAGGGTCTTGCAACTATTTCTGCCGAGACCAAGGCTCTTGCCTCCCGTGCTCGTGACGGAAAGCTTAAGCCGGAAGAGTACCAAGGCGGCACTTTCACCATTTCCAACCTCGGCATGTTCGGCGTGGACCAATTTACTGCTATCATTAACCCCCCTCAATCTTGTATCCTTGCTGTTGGCAAGACCTCAACTAAACTCGAGCTTGCTCCTGAGGACCCCAAGGGCTTCAAGGCTGTTCAGGTTATGAAGGTGACTTTGAGCGCTGACCACAGGACTGTGGATGGCGCAATTGGAGCGAGGTGGTTGAAGGCTTTCAGGGAATACATGGAACAACCCCTTACTTTTATGCTTTAG
- a CDS encoding elongation factor 3 → MAPAATAAASSGKGSFDLATLFVADKAARDEAGLALTDAVKKSGVEFFTQIGFNDAIVKALNDKKSQSAREGACEVISTLCENGAAQLLEPHVISSAENTPFPALLEAFADKVAAVKTAAIAAVKAIVQSMNPWACFVLLPALLNLIRTSGKWQIKAGSLEILQQLITSAPYQMGEAMPDLVPVLAEAVWDTKSDVKKAAKATLEKAVSLVENKDIEKFVPALVKSLLNPIEEVPKTITLLSATTFVSEVTAPTISLIAPLLIRGLDERPTATKRKVCVIADNMSKLVDSEYTVRPFLPQLLPRLIKTSETIADPEARSVANRAIVTLRRIGKVPAESDGSDLPPLPVAEGPHLATNFVALVKKHGGVSVEQTNPGLAYAGVLAASLVNHHNFDQKTWESTLPPYLKLALPSYDSLPAVRELLQKKADEAETDDAKFPDEEEGEDLCNIEQFNLAYGAKILLHHANMRLKRGHRYGLCGRNGSGKSTLMNAIINNQVEGFPPPSEVRTFYVQHDIDGSEAEISILDWVLGDKRLLATPEEIKSTLESVGFDEVKQKNSIGSLSGGWKMKLALARAILFKADILLLDEPTNHLDVLNVDWLINYLTSLTRCTSIIVSHDSDFLNRTVTDVLHLNNFKLKRYPGNLEEFVKHVPEAKSYYQLDVAEDYQFKLPNPPLLDGVKTKEKSLLKMRNVSFQYPGSSIQQLYDISLQVSLSSRVAILGPNGSGKSTLVKLLTGETEPNLGGQVWKHPNLVIGYVAQHAFHHIDNHLDSTPLEYMLWRYQTGEDLEEMHKANRVMTEAELAKMKEGATVVKDGVKRIIDELVARKKLKQSYEYEVSFKGMSSAENMWISRDELVARGFEKKVMELDTREAQRLGLMRPLVRREIEKHFEDFGLDAEFVSHNSMRGLSGGQKVKVVLGAATWRRPHIICLDEPTNYLDRESLAALIAALKNFEGGVLIITHNREFSESICTEVWAMREGHLEASGHNWVEGQGSGERIDKKAADDDEVEYDALGNPIAKAKKEKKLSAADKRKAKKDRMARRKRGEEVFTDEEL, encoded by the exons A TGGCTCCTGCTGCTACCGCCgctgcttcttctggcAAGGGTTCTTTCGACCTCGCCACTCTCTTTGTTGCCGACAAGGCTGCCCGTGACGAGGCTGGTCTTGCCCTCACCGACGCCGTCAAGAAGTCCGGAGTTGAGTTTTTCACTCAAATTGGTTTCAACGATGCCATCGTCAAG GCTCTCAACGACAAGAAGTCTCAATCTGCCCGTGAAGGTGCCTGCGAGGTTATTTCTACTCTCTGCGAGAATGGTGCCGCTCAGCTTCTTGAGCCTCACGTTATTTCCTCTGCGGAGAACACTCCTTTCCCCGCCCTTCTCGAGGCTTTTGCCGACAAGGTTGCCGCTGTCAAGACTGCCGCCATCGCTGCCGTCAAGGCCATCGTGCAGAGCATGAACCCTTGGGCTTGtttcgtccttcttcccgcTCTTCTTAACTTGATTAGGACTTCTGGCAAGTGGCAAATCAAGGCTGGTTCTCTTGAGATTCTCCAGCAGTTGATCACTTCTGCCCCTTACCAGATGGGCGAGGCGATGCCTGACCTTGTTCCTGTTCTTGCCGAGGCAGTTTGGGACACCAAGTCTGatgtcaagaaggctgctAAGGCCACTCTTGAAAAGGCTGTGTCTCTTGTCGAGAACAAGGATATTGAGAAGTTCGTTCCCGCTTTGGTGAAGtctcttctcaaccccATTGAGGAGGTCCCGAAGACTATTACCCTCCTTTCTGCTACTACCTTCGTTTCTGAAGTTACCGCCCCTACCATCTCCCTCATTGCCCCTCTTCTTATCCGAGGTCTTGATGAGCGACCTACCGCCACCAAGCGAAAGGTCTGTGTTATCGCCGACAACATGTCCAAGCTTGTCGACTCCGAGTACACTGTTCgacctttccttcctcagctTTTGCCTCGTCTTATAAAGACTTCTGAAACCATTGCCGACCCTGAGGCTCGATCAGTCGCCAACCGTGCCATTGTTACTCTCCGCCGAATTGGTAAGGTTCCAGCTGAGTCTGATGGCTCtgaccttcctcctcttcctgtcGCTGAGGGTCCTCACCTCGCCACCAACTTCGTCGCTCTTGTCAAGAAGCACGGTGGTGTTTCCGTTGAACAGACCAACCCTGGTCTCGCCTACGCCGGTGTCCTCGCCGCTTCTCTTGTGAACCACCACAATTTCGACCAGAAGACCTGGGAGtctactcttcctccttacCTCaagcttgctcttccttcctatGACTCTCTTCCTGCTGTTCGAGAGCTGCtccagaagaaggctgatgAGGCTGAGACTGACGACGCCAAGTTCccggatgaagaggagggcgaggatCTCTGTAACATCGAGCAATTCAACTTGGCTTACGGTGCGAAGATCTTGCTCCACCACGCCAACATGCGTCTCAAGCGAGGCCACCGATATGGTCTCTGCGGTCGTAACGGTTCCGGAAAGTCTACCCTCATGAACGCTATCATCAACAACCAAGTCGAGGGCTTCCCTCCCCCCAGCGAGGTTCGAACTTTCTACGTTCAGCACGATATCGACGGTTCCGAGGCCGAGATCTCCATTCTCGACTGGGTTTTGGGTGACAAGCGATTGCTCGCCACCCCTGAGGAAATTAAGTCCACTCTTGAATCCGTCGGTTTCGACGAAGTTAAGCAGAAGAACTCTATTGGTTCTCTTTCTGGtggttggaagatgaagcttgctcttgcccGAGCCATTCTTTTCAAGGCCGATATCCTCTTGCTCGACGAGCCTACCAACCACTTGGATGTTCTTAACGTTGACTGGCTTATCAACTATCTCACCTCTCTCACTCGATGTACCTCCATCATTGTCTCTCACGACTCTGACTTCCTTAACCGAACCGTTACCGACGTCCTTCACCTTAACAACTtcaagttgaagaggtaCCCCGGTAACCTTGAGGAATTCGTCAAGCACGTTCCTGAGGCTAAGTCTTACTACCAACTCGATGTCGCTGAGGACTACCAGTTCAAGCTTCCCAACCCTCCCCTTCTTGATGGTGTGAAGACTAAGGAGAAGTCTTTGCTCAAGATGCGAAACGTTTCATTCCAGTACCCTGGTTCTTCTATCCAACAACTCTACGACATCTCTCTCCAGGtgtctctctcatctcGAGTTGCTATTCTTGGTCCCAACGGTTCTGGTAAATCTACCCTTGTCAAGCTCCTTACTGGTGAGACCGAACCGAACCTTGGTGGTCAGGTCTGGAAGCACCCTAACTTGGTCATTGGTTACGTCGCCCAGCACGCTTTCCACCACATTGACAACCATCTTGACTCTACTCCTCTCGAGTACATGCTTTGGCGATACCAGACCGGTGAGGActtggaggagatgcaCAAGGCTAACCGAGTCATGACCGAGGCCGAGCTTgccaagatgaaggagggtgCCACCGTTGTCAAGGACGGCGTCAAGCGAATCATCGATGAGCTTGTTGccaggaagaagctcaagcagTCTTACGAGTATGAGGTATCCTTCAAGGGTATGTCCTCTGCTGAAAACATGTGGATTTCTCGAGATGAATTGGTTGCCCGTGGtttcgagaagaaggttatGGAGCTCGACACCAGGGAGGCTCAGCGATTGGGTCTCATGAGGCCGTTGGTTAGGAGAGAAATCGAAAAGCACTTCGAGGACTTCGG TCTCGACGCTGAATTCGTTTCTCACAACTCCATGCGAGGTCTTTCTGGTGGTCAGAAGGTGAAGGTCGTCCTTGGTGCCGCTACATGGCGAAGACCCCACATCATCTGTCTCGACGAGCCTACCAACTATCTCGACCGAGAATCTCTTGCTGCCCTTATCGCGGCCCTTAAGAACTTCGAGGGTGGTGTTCTTATCATTACTCACAACCGAGAGTTCTCTGAATCCATCTGTACTGAGGTCTGGGCCATGCGTGAGGGTCACCTCGAAGCTTCTGGACACAACTGGGTTGAGGGTCAAGGCTCTGGTGAGAGGATTGACAAGAAGGCGgccgatgacgatgaggtCGAGTACGATGCTTTGGGTAACCCCATCGccaaggcgaagaaggagaagaagctttcTGCTGCCGATAAGCGAAAAGCCAAGAAGGACCGAATGGCTAGGAGGAagcgaggagaggaggtcTTCACTGATGAGGAGCTTTAA